The following proteins come from a genomic window of Rutidosis leptorrhynchoides isolate AG116_Rl617_1_P2 chromosome 10, CSIRO_AGI_Rlap_v1, whole genome shotgun sequence:
- the LOC139871068 gene encoding uncharacterized protein: MHISNSDKLVALPIHKNDNKNDDDDNCTSNLTTVNISEEREEELEDDGCTSALTEKVNFEEEEEEEELKDDGCTSAQTEVTENEAANNFESEIDTTGKTLDLQVIDGDNDTIEGLYVYKNRFNLIPRSVGGFSKLKTLKFFGNEVNLFPSEFGNLINLERLQVKISLPGLTGLPLQKLKALKELELSTAPARPSAYPLLADIMGLVRMTKLSVCHFSIRFLPPEIGCLTCLEYLDLSHNKMKNVPTEITNLHALLTLKIANNKLVHVPSLSSLQRLENLDLSNNRLTSLSALELDKMHNLQRLNLQNNNLSISQVPPGMKCDLEGNDEDMTNDEFFSSSVEMDVLETTVKNLHDDSINGSPVLSIYSNGSSLNRYFPARKPRKGWKRHYHLQQRARQERLNCSRKLKGIDSTQNTSRNCGSCAVVISSKNILEASSVNVDGVLDKEEHAEDAKQGDAHDKEVKNDCTEHDVALGPVKCQDEHLLVDKMFGSKRSRRYSERVKEPKYLKRSRLIERSLDVSHKYSTMSFCSIDDHLPDGFYDAGRDRPFLPLTSYENSFHLGSREVIVMDRERDEELDAATLCAKALLSHLSEIHGFNKDGGVDNLQVASILAQFVSDHFGGSDRSAMVDRARKSISGSNYNKPFVCTCPTGNNDNIMKPAKVNINASEDAVLFGLCEKSLQLVKTRTNSVIVPIGSLQFGVCRHRALLMKYLCDRVKPRVPCELVRGYLDFAPHAWNVVVVKRGDTEVRMVVDACRPHDIREETDPEYFYRYIPLNRINCDLSPDVDSSFPSLSAHEEIEEGGSTTLIRCNLKSVEAAAKVRTLEVGGSSADEVRNFEFNCLGEVRLLSVFKHPCIVKILGHQISTKWVPSQNGTPEHRILQSAIYMEHVKGGSLKNYIEKLARSGEKHVPLDLALQIVKDIAWALSEVHSKDVIHRDLKSANILIDLDDKSDESPIVKLCDFDRAIPLRSPLHTCCIGHMGIPPPDVCVGTPRWMAPEIYRTIHDPRLYGLEVDIWSFGCLILELLTLQVPYAGLPESEIHELLFMGKRPVLTDELEAMGPAEDTDVTKSKSKTEEYKKEKTMRFLIDIYRQCTKEDPSDRPTAEKIYQILCDFSDSSSV; this comes from the exons ATGCATATCTCGAATTCAGATAAATTAGTTGCACTTCCaattcataaaaatgataacaagaacgatgatgatgataattgcaCCTCGAACCTAACCACAGTTAACATTTCTGAAGAACGAGAAGAAGAATTGGAAGATGATGGCTGCACATCTGCCCTAACAGAAAAggtaaactttgaagaagaagaagaagaggaagaactGAAAGATGATGGCTGCACCTCTGCTCAAACTGAAGTTACTGAAAATGAGGCAGCTAATAACTTTGAATCAGAAATTGATACTACTGGAAAAACTTTGGATCTACAGGTTATAGATGGTGATAATGATACTATTGAAGGTTTATATGTGTATAAGAATAGGTTTAATTTAATTCCTAGGTCAGTTGGTGGTTTTAGTAAGTTAAAAACTTTGAAATTTTTTGGCAATGAGGTGAACTTGTTTCCTTCAGAGTTTGGGAATTTGATTAATTTAGAAAGATTGCAAGTTAAGATATCTTTACCAGGGTTGACTGGGCTGCCTTTACAAAAGTTGAAGGCTTTGAAGGAATTAGAGCTTAGTACAGCACCTGCTAGACCTTCTGCATATCCATTATTGGCTGATATTATGGGGCTTGTACGGATGACCAAGCTCTCTGTCTGTCACTTTTCTATCAG ATTTTTGCCTCCAGAAATTGGCTGTCTTACTTGTTTGGAGTACCTAGATCTCTCACACAATAAGATGAAAAATGTGCCAACAGAAATAACTAATTTGCATGCCTTGTTGACGTTGAAAATCGCTAATAATAAGTTGGTCCACGTACCTTCCCTGTCATCTCTCCAAAGACTGGAGAACTTGGACCTGTCAAACAACAGGTTGACATCTTTGTCAGCTCTTGAACTTGACAAAATGCATAATCTTCAGAGACTAAATCTTCAG AACAATAATCTAAGTATTTCACAAGTACCCCCGGGGATGAAGTGTgatcttgaagggaatgatgaagaTATGACAAATGATGAATTCTTCAGTTCATCTGTAGAAATGGATGTATTAGAAACTACTGTCAAAAATCTTCATGATGATTCCATTAATG GCTCTCCTGTGTTATCTATTTATTCAAATGGATCCTCATTAAATAGATACTTCCCAGCAAGAAAACCTAGAAAAGGATGGAAAAGACATTACCATTTGCAGCAGAGAGCACGTCAAGAACGTTTAAACTGTAGTAGGAAGTTGAAAGGTATCGATTCGACTCAAAATACTAGCAGAAATTGTGGCTCTTGTGCTGTTGTCATCTCATCCAAAAATATTCTAGAAGCTTCATCAGTCAATGTTGATGGTGTTCTAGATAAAGAAGAACATGCTGAAGATGCGAAACAGGGTGATGCACATGATAAAGAAGTTAAAAATGATTGCACCGAGCACGATGTTGCATTGGGTCCCGTAAAGTGCCAAGATGAGCACTTGTTAGTGGATAAAATGTTTGGTAGTAAACGGTCAAGAAGATACTCTGAAAGGGTTAAGGAACCTAAATATCTGAAGAGGAGTAGACTAATTGAACGATCATTAGATGTGTCCCATAAATATAGTACAATGTCGTTCTGTAGCATCGATGACCATCTGCCAGATGGATTTTATGATGCTGGAAGAGATCGACCTTTTTTACCTCTTACTAGTTATGAAAACAGCTTTCATCTTGGCTCGCGCGAAGTTATTGTTATGGACAG GGAAAGGGATGAAGAGTTGGATGCTGCAACACTTTGTGCAAAAGCATTATTGTCTCATCTAAGTGAAATTCATGGTTTTAACAAAGATGGGGGCGTTGATAATTTGCAGGTTGCTTCTATACTTGCTCAATTTGTATCGGATCATTTTGGAGGGAGTGACAGAAGTGCAATGGTTGATAGGGCACGTAAGTCCATATCGGGATCAAATTATAACAAGCCTTTTGTCTGCACTTGTCCCACTGGGAACAATGATAATATTATGAAACCTGCAAAAGTTAATATTAACGCCTCAGAGGATGCTGTTCTCTTCGGTCTTTGTGAAAAATCTCTTCAATTGGTTAAAACAAGGACAAATTCAGTTATTGTCCCTATTGGAAGTCTACAGTTTGGTGTTTGTAGACATAGAGCCTTGCTGATGAAG TATCTTTGTGACAGAGTGAAGCCTAGAGTTCCATGTGAACTTGTAAGAGGGTATTTGGATTTTGCACCTCATGCGTGGAATGTAGTAGTAGTTAAGAGGGGTGATACGGAGGTTAGGATGGTAGTCGATGCATGTCGTCCGCATGATATAAGGGAAGAGACGGACCCTGAATATTTTTACAG GTACATTCCCCTCAATCGGATTAATTGTGATTTAAGTCCTGATGTGGACTCTTCTTTTCCTTCTCTTTCTGCACATGAGGAAATTGAGGAAGGGGGGTCAACAACCCTTATCCGGTGCAACCTTAAATCTGTCGAGGCTGCTGCTAAG GTGCGTACATTGGAAGTTGGTGGGAGCTCGGCTGATGAAGTTAGGAATTTTGAATTTAATTGTTTAGGGGAGGTTAGACTCTTAAGCGTCTTTAAACACCCATGTATCGTAAAAATTTTGGGCCATCAGATATCTACCAAGTGGGTCCCATCACAAAATGGAACACCTGAGCATCGTATATTGCAGTCTGCCATTTATATGGAACATGTCAAAGGCGGTTCATTAAAG AATTATATAGAGAAGCTTGCAAGATCAGGTGAAAAGCACGTTCCTTTGGACTTGGCTTTGCAAATTGTTAAAGATATTGCATGGGCTTTATCCGAGGTTCATTCCAAAGATGTAATACATCGTGACTTGAAGAGCGCAAATATATTGATTGACCTTGATGATAAATCTGATGAATCACCAATTGTTAAACtatgtgattttgatagagcgatACCTTTACGTTCTCCGTTGCACACATGCTGTATTGGTCATATGGGGATACCTCCACCTGATGTTTGTGTTGGAACACCTCGTTGGATGGCCCCCGAAATCTATCGGACTATTCATGATCCACGTCTATATGGACTG gaaGTAGATATATGGTCATTTGGATGCCTAATTCTGGAGTTATTAACTTTGCAAGTGCCTTATGCCGGGCTGCCAGAGTCTGAAATTCACGAGCTCCTATTT ATGGGGAAAAGGCCAGTGTTGACGGATGAATTAGAGGCCATGGGTCCAGCGGAAGATACTGATGTGACTAAATCTAAATCTAAGACTGAGGAATACAAAAAAGAAAAAACCATGAGATTTTTAATTGATATTTATCGGCAATGTACCAAGGAGGATCCAAGTGATCGACCAACAGCAGAGAAAATTTACCAAATATTATGTGATTTTTCAGATTCGAGTAGTGTATAA